A region of Argentina anserina chromosome 5, drPotAnse1.1, whole genome shotgun sequence DNA encodes the following proteins:
- the LOC126794119 gene encoding serine hydroxymethyltransferase 7-like — MDFSGAQPSLFLGLNSHQSSIPTSCNPTVPLQLLKEEKIRVEDGDDRDEEEEESESFNLLGHSICPKRPRDLSSSPFNQPPPPPPSKCLAVESEGLEARRAAVRAWGNQPLAVADPEIHEMMEKERRRQFQGIELIASENFVCRAVMEALGSHLTNKYSEGFPGGRYYTGNQHIDQIELLCCERALAAFSLDPEKWGVNVQPYSCTSANFAVYTGLLLPNERIMGLDSPSGGHMSHGYYTPSGKKVSAASIFFDSLPYKVNPRTGLIDYDKLEEKALDYRPKILICGGSSYPREWDYARFRQIADKCGAVLMCDMAHISGLIAAKECVSLFQYCDIVTSTTHKSLRGPRGGIIFYRKGPKPRKPGMHQSNGDGSSLYDFEEKINFAVFPSLQGGPHNNHIAALAIALKQVATPEYKAYMKQVKKNAESLANSLLRRKCRLVTGGTDNHLLLWDLTALGITGKNYEKVCEICHITLNKSAIFGDNGAFSPGGVRIGTPAMTTRGCVESDFETIADFLLRAAQITVAVQREHGKYQKEFLKGLQNNKDIVELRNRVETFASQFEMPGYDTC; from the exons ATGGATTTCTCCGGAGCTCAGCCGAGTTTGTTTCTGGGGCTGAACTCGCACCAGAGTTCGATTCCGACGAGCTGTAATCCAACTGTCCCGCTACAGCTGCTCAAGGAGGAGAAGATTAGGGTTGAGGATGGAGACGATCGCgacgaggaggaggaggagagtgaGAGCTTCAATCTTTTAGGGCACTCAATTTGCCCCAAAAGGCCGAGGGACTTGTCGTCGTCGCCGTTCAAtcagccgccgccgccgccgccttcCAAGTGCCTGGCGGTTGAATCGGAGGGGCTGGAGGCGCGGCGGGCCGCGGTTCGGGCTTGGGGGAACCAGCCGCTCGCGGTGGCCGACCCGGAGATACATGAAATGATGGAGAAGGAGAGGCGCAGGCAGTTCCAGGGCATCGAATTGATTGCGTCGGAGAATTTCGTGTGTAGGGCTGTGATGGAAGCTCTGGGCAGCCACTTGACGAATAAGTATTCCGAGGGCTTCCCCGGAGGGAGGTACTACACTGGTAATCAGCATATCGATCAGATTGAATTGCTGTGTTGCGAAAGAGCATTGGCTGCTTTCAGTCTTGATCCTGAGAAATGGGGTGTCAATGTGCAGCCTTACTCGTGTACTTCGGCTAATTTCGCCGTCTACACTGGTCTGTTGCTGCCAAATGAACGGATTATGGGTTTGGATTCGCCGTCAGGAGGGCACATGAGTCATGGTTATTATACTCCTAGTGGGAAGAAGGTGTCTGCTGCTTCGATATTCTTTGATAGTCTGCCTTATAAGGTGAACCCTCGAACGGGGCTCATTGATTATGATAAGCTTGAGGAGAAGGCGCTTGATTATCGCCCCAAGATACTTATCTGTGGTGGGAGTTCGTATCCTCGGGAGTGGGATTATGCCAGGTTTAGGCAGATTGCTGATAAATGTGGAGCTGTCTTGATGTGTGATATGGCTCATATCAGTGGTCTTATAGCAGCAAAG GAGTGTGTGAGTCTTTTTCAGTATTGTGATATTGTTACGTCAACAACACACAAGAGCCTCCGAGGTCCTAGGGGAGGTATCATATTTTACCGGAAAGGTCCAAAACCAAGGAAGCCAGGGATGCATCAATCTAATGGGGATGGAAGTAGCCTGTATGATTTTGAGGAAAAGATAAATTTCGCTGTTTTCCCATCACTACAGGGTGGGCCTCACAATAACCATATTGCTGCTCTTGCCATAGCCTTAAAACAAGTGGCTACTCCAGAATATAAGGCATACATGAAACAGGTCAAGAAAAATGCAGAGTCTTTGGCAAATTCTTTGTTAAGAAGAAAATGCAGATTGGTTACTGGGGGTACCGATAATCACTTGTTGCTTTGGGACCTGACAGCTCTTGGTATAACAG GGAAAAACTACGAAAAAGTTTGTGAGATCTGCCATATCACTCTCAATAAAAGTGCCATATTTGGTGATAACGGTGCTTTCTCTCCTGGGGGAGTTAGAATTG GTACCCCTGCTATGACTACACGAGGTTGTGTTGAGTCTGATTTCGAGACAATTGCTGACTTTCTTCTAAGGGCTGCCCAGATTACTGTCGCTGTTCAGAGAGAACATGGAAAATATCAGAAAGAATTTCTTAAAGGTCTCCAGAACAATAAAGACATTGTTGAACTTCGAAACCGAGTTGAAACATTTGCATCCCAGTTTGAAATGCCAGGATATGATACATGCTAA